A single Tenacibaculum sp. Bg11-29 DNA region contains:
- a CDS encoding DUF177 domain-containing protein — protein sequence MKDIKEFNIPFVGLKEGSHLFEYQIDNTFFEAFKFDEFNNANLKASINFVKKSTLFELSFSAKGTVNVPCDSTGELFDLEIDGILDLVVKFGPEYNDEHDEILILPHELYQMNVAQYIYELIVLSVPSKRIHPAVLNGTMESEALKRLEELRINEEKTVEEKTSADPRWDKLKDLLTDK from the coding sequence ATGAAAGACATAAAAGAATTCAATATACCTTTTGTAGGTTTAAAAGAAGGCAGTCATTTATTTGAATATCAAATTGACAACACGTTCTTTGAAGCATTTAAATTCGATGAATTTAATAATGCAAATCTAAAAGCTAGTATTAACTTTGTAAAGAAAAGTACATTATTTGAACTTTCTTTCTCTGCAAAGGGTACCGTAAATGTACCTTGTGATAGTACTGGCGAACTATTCGATTTAGAAATTGATGGTATTTTAGATTTAGTTGTTAAGTTCGGACCTGAATATAATGATGAACATGATGAAATTTTGATACTTCCACACGAATTATATCAAATGAATGTAGCTCAATATATATATGAGTTAATTGTATTATCAGTTCCTAGTAAAAGAATCCACCCTGCTGTTTTAAATGGCACTATGGAATCTGAAGCTTTAAAGAGATTAGAAGAATTAAGAATAAACGAAGAAAAAACTGTTGAAGAAAAAACGTCAGCAGACCCTAGATGGGATAAATTAAAGGATTTACTAACAGATAAATAA
- a CDS encoding riboflavin synthase, with product MFTGIIETVGIVQRVTKEQENLHITVQSNITNELKIDQSVAHNGVCLTVVNIVNDEYTVTAIKETLDKTNIGDLNLGHEVNLERAMKLGARLDGHIVQGHVDRVGICKSIKDEGGSTVFTFSYDFEDGSITIEKGSITVNGVSLTVVNSKKDEFSVAIIPYTLAHTTFKNFKVGSRINLEFDVIGKYVARLTQLK from the coding sequence ATGTTTACTGGAATAATTGAAACTGTTGGAATTGTACAAAGAGTAACAAAAGAACAGGAGAACTTACATATAACTGTTCAGAGTAATATAACTAATGAGTTGAAGATAGATCAGAGTGTAGCGCATAATGGTGTATGTTTAACTGTTGTTAATATTGTTAATGATGAATATACAGTTACAGCGATAAAAGAAACGCTTGATAAAACTAATATTGGTGATTTAAATTTAGGACACGAAGTAAATCTTGAAAGAGCAATGAAATTAGGTGCTCGCTTAGATGGTCATATTGTGCAAGGACACGTTGATAGAGTAGGTATTTGTAAGAGTATTAAAGATGAAGGCGGAAGTACTGTTTTTACTTTTTCTTATGATTTCGAAGATGGTAGTATAACAATTGAAAAGGGATCGATTACTGTTAACGGTGTAAGTTTAACTGTTGTAAATTCAAAAAAAGATGAATTTAGTGTTGCGATAATTCCATATACGTTAGCACATACTACTTTTAAAAACTTTAAAGTAGGAAGTAGAATTAATCTTGAATTTGACGTGATTGGTAAATATGTTGCGCGATTAACTCAGTTAAAATAA
- the accC gene encoding acetyl-CoA carboxylase biotin carboxylase subunit: MFKKILIANRGEIALRVIRTCKEMGIKTVAVYSKADAESLHVRFADEAVCIGPAPSSESYLKMDRIIAAAEITNADAIHPGYGFLSENAKFSKLCEEHDIKFIGASPKMIDRMGDKANAKSTMIEAGVPCVPGSEGVIENFADCEKTAIETGYPVMLKASAGGGGKGMRAVWKAEDLKDAWDSARQESKAAFGNDDMYMEKLIEEPRHIEIQIIGDSYGKACHLSERDCSVQRRHQKLTEETPSPFMTDDLRNRMGDAAVKAAEYIKYEGAGTVEFLVDKHRNFFFMEMNTRIQVEHPITEEVVDYDLIREQVLVAAGVPISGKNYFPQLHSIECRINAEDPFNGFRPAPGRITSYHAPGGHGVRIDTHVYAGYMIPSNYDSMISKLIVTAQTREEAINKMKRALDEYVIEGVKTTIPFHRQLMDHPDYIAGNYTTKFMEDFEMK, encoded by the coding sequence ATGTTTAAAAAGATATTAATTGCCAATAGAGGTGAAATTGCGCTACGCGTAATTAGAACCTGTAAAGAGATGGGGATAAAAACTGTAGCTGTATATTCTAAAGCAGATGCAGAAAGTTTACATGTAAGGTTTGCAGATGAAGCTGTTTGCATTGGGCCCGCTCCAAGTAGTGAATCTTACTTAAAAATGGATCGTATTATTGCTGCTGCAGAGATTACAAATGCAGATGCTATTCATCCTGGTTATGGTTTCTTATCAGAGAATGCTAAATTTTCTAAATTATGTGAAGAGCATGATATCAAATTTATTGGAGCTTCCCCTAAGATGATTGATCGTATGGGAGATAAAGCAAATGCTAAGTCTACTATGATAGAAGCCGGTGTACCTTGTGTACCTGGAAGCGAAGGTGTTATAGAGAACTTCGCAGATTGTGAGAAAACAGCTATTGAAACTGGTTATCCTGTAATGCTAAAAGCATCAGCTGGTGGTGGTGGAAAAGGAATGCGTGCTGTTTGGAAAGCGGAAGATTTAAAAGATGCGTGGGATTCTGCTCGTCAAGAATCTAAAGCTGCCTTTGGTAATGATGATATGTATATGGAGAAGCTAATTGAAGAGCCTCGTCATATCGAAATACAAATTATTGGAGATTCTTACGGAAAAGCTTGCCATCTTTCAGAAAGAGATTGTTCTGTTCAACGTCGTCATCAAAAATTAACAGAAGAAACTCCTTCTCCTTTTATGACAGATGACTTACGTAATAGAATGGGAGATGCAGCTGTAAAAGCTGCTGAATATATAAAATATGAAGGCGCTGGTACTGTTGAATTTTTAGTAGACAAACATCGTAACTTCTTCTTTATGGAGATGAATACTCGTATTCAAGTAGAACACCCTATTACCGAAGAAGTAGTTGATTACGACTTAATTCGTGAACAAGTTTTAGTTGCCGCTGGCGTACCTATTTCTGGTAAAAATTATTTTCCGCAATTACATTCTATTGAATGTAGAATTAATGCTGAAGATCCTTTTAATGGATTTAGACCTGCACCAGGTAGAATTACATCATATCACGCACCTGGAGGTCATGGAGTTCGTATAGATACGCATGTATATGCTGGTTATATGATTCCTTCTAATTATGATTCAATGATTTCTAAACTAATTGTTACTGCACAAACTCGTGAAGAAGCAATTAATAAAATGAAACGTGCATTAGATGAGTATGTTATTGAAGGTGTTAAAACAACAATTCCTTTTCATAGACAATTAATGGATCATCCTGATTATATTGCTGGTAATTATACCACAAAATTCATGGAAGATTTTGAAATGAAATAA
- a CDS encoding MFS transporter produces the protein MKLKTFLIVMTLVAVVSDYLLHPFYPQFFELRFGMTNPKNVGYYFAAICFMVMIAFPFWAYISKKVSELNILIYTQAIAGVLALYCYYTTSYINFWIVSLIMVLFKGSYLLVYPYILKIITKEEHPSTIGLLSVVVHLGGILGAVLGGITVDYIAPSSIFLIMAAGDFIQMAMSTYLLKSKKYATDLIISEEPENTDKKFIPKGFILKLGLITLILYFSDFLIRPFFSLYWESISVYKSKLASGTIYAIPGFVALLALWINNKRKSKGHEGIINALFIGLIGLLLQGIPNEAVVILGRFIYGWAIFQGVVKFDILLFELSSPESYSIDYSKIHFFQNFGVLLASLNIGIIVDSFGLRMPFAIALGGFSLTLVLYFFVFKSVRKVQKQLAKA, from the coding sequence ATGAAGCTAAAAACATTTTTAATAGTAATGACATTGGTTGCAGTAGTAAGTGATTATTTACTGCATCCATTTTACCCACAGTTTTTTGAGCTTCGTTTTGGTATGACCAATCCAAAAAATGTAGGATATTATTTTGCTGCTATTTGTTTTATGGTAATGATTGCATTTCCATTCTGGGCATACATCTCTAAAAAAGTATCTGAACTAAATATTTTAATTTATACCCAAGCAATAGCAGGGGTTTTGGCATTGTATTGTTATTATACAACATCTTATATTAATTTTTGGATTGTGTCACTTATTATGGTGCTATTTAAAGGGAGTTATTTATTAGTTTATCCTTACATTTTAAAAATCATAACAAAAGAAGAGCATCCAAGTACCATTGGATTACTTTCGGTTGTGGTACATTTAGGAGGGATATTAGGTGCTGTGCTAGGAGGAATAACGGTAGATTATATTGCACCAAGTAGTATTTTTTTAATTATGGCAGCTGGAGATTTTATTCAAATGGCTATGAGTACTTATTTATTGAAAAGTAAAAAGTATGCTACCGATTTAATTATTTCAGAAGAACCAGAGAATACAGATAAGAAATTTATACCTAAAGGATTTATTTTAAAATTGGGATTAATAACCTTGATACTTTATTTCAGTGATTTTTTGATTAGACCTTTTTTTTCCCTGTATTGGGAAAGTATCTCAGTTTACAAAAGCAAGTTAGCGTCAGGAACTATATACGCAATACCAGGTTTTGTAGCGTTACTAGCCTTGTGGATTAATAATAAACGAAAATCGAAAGGGCATGAAGGAATTATAAATGCTTTATTTATTGGGTTAATAGGTCTTTTATTGCAGGGAATCCCAAATGAAGCAGTAGTTATTTTAGGACGATTTATTTATGGATGGGCAATTTTTCAAGGAGTCGTAAAATTTGACATTTTATTATTCGAATTAAGTAGTCCAGAATCATATTCGATCGATTATAGTAAAATACATTTCTTTCAAAATTTTGGCGTTTTATTAGCTTCTTTGAATATTGGAATTATAGTAGATAGTTTTGGTTTACGTATGCCTTTTGCAATTGCTTTAGGAGGATTTTCGTTAACCTTAGTTTTATACTTTTTTGTGTTTAAGTCGGTAAGGAAAGTTCAGAAACAACTAGCAAAAGCTTAA
- a CDS encoding beta-ketoacyl-ACP synthase III, whose amino-acid sequence MTKTTAAITAVGKYVPDYILTNKELETLVDTNDEWITSRTGIKERRILKGKGLGTSFMAIKAAEDLIQKSNIDPKEIDLVIVATATPDMLVASTATYTASQIGATNAFSYDLQAACSSFLFGMSTAASYIESGRYKKILLIGADKMSSVINYSDRATCIIFGDGAGAALFEPNNEGLGLQDEYLRSDGIGREFLKIEAGGSILPASEDTLKNKQHFVHQEGKSVFKYAVSNMADVSEKMLTRNNLTKDDVQWLVPHQANKRIIEATANRVGVESEKVMMNIHRYGNTTSATLPLLLADYENQLKKGDNLIFAAFGGGFTWGAIYLKWAYNS is encoded by the coding sequence ATGACTAAAACAACTGCAGCAATAACAGCAGTGGGAAAATATGTCCCAGACTATATTTTAACAAATAAAGAATTAGAAACTCTAGTAGATACTAATGACGAATGGATTACCAGCAGAACAGGAATAAAAGAAAGAAGGATTCTTAAAGGAAAAGGCCTTGGTACATCTTTTATGGCTATAAAAGCTGCTGAAGATTTAATCCAAAAATCAAATATCGATCCAAAAGAAATAGATTTGGTAATTGTTGCGACAGCAACACCAGATATGCTTGTTGCCTCAACAGCAACGTACACAGCATCTCAAATAGGTGCAACAAATGCTTTTTCTTACGATTTACAAGCGGCTTGTTCAAGTTTCTTATTTGGTATGTCAACTGCAGCTAGTTATATAGAAAGCGGTCGTTATAAAAAAATATTATTAATTGGAGCAGATAAAATGTCTTCAGTTATTAATTATTCAGACAGAGCTACTTGTATTATTTTTGGAGATGGAGCTGGTGCAGCTTTATTTGAACCAAATAACGAAGGGCTTGGTTTACAAGATGAATACTTAAGAAGTGATGGTATTGGTCGTGAATTCTTAAAAATTGAAGCTGGTGGATCTATCCTACCTGCATCGGAAGATACATTAAAAAATAAACAACATTTTGTTCACCAAGAAGGAAAAAGTGTATTTAAATACGCTGTTTCTAATATGGCTGATGTTTCTGAAAAAATGTTAACGAGAAACAACCTAACTAAAGACGATGTTCAATGGTTAGTGCCTCATCAAGCAAATAAAAGAATCATTGAAGCTACAGCAAATAGAGTTGGTGTAGAAAGTGAAAAAGTAATGATGAACATACATAGGTACGGAAACACAACATCTGCTACTTTACCTTTATTACTTGCTGATTACGAAAATCAATTGAAAAAAGGAGATAATTTAATTTTTGCTGCATTTGGTGGAGGCTTCACATGGGGAGCTATCTATTTAAAATGGGCATACAATTCATAA
- the pdxA gene encoding 4-hydroxythreonine-4-phosphate dehydrogenase PdxA: MEHTNKIIVGISVGDINGIGIEIILKTFEDKRMLEFCTPVIFASNRLISYHKKILKLNNNIHGINLIDKIAHEKINLMNSWKEEVKITIGKVTDIGGEFAHKSLEAATNALKSNHIDILLTAPISKENIQSEKFNFPGHTEYLEEKLGGKSLMILMADKLRIGLITGHIPVSKIAETITPELIKEKVETMHTSLKQDFSINKPKIAILGLNPHCGDNGIIGKEDDEIVRPTITEIKESGKLVFGPYAADGFFGSETYKQFDGVLAMYHDQGLAPFKALSFGNGVNFTAGLSKIRTSPDHGTGFNIAGKNEANPSSFKEALFASLQIFKNRKQNTELIKNTLKVK; encoded by the coding sequence ATGGAGCATACAAACAAAATTATTGTTGGAATTTCAGTTGGAGATATAAATGGAATTGGTATTGAAATTATTCTAAAAACTTTTGAAGACAAGCGTATGCTAGAGTTTTGCACTCCTGTAATATTTGCTTCAAATAGATTAATTTCTTATCACAAGAAAATCTTGAAATTAAACAATAACATTCATGGTATTAATTTAATTGATAAAATTGCACACGAAAAAATTAACTTAATGAACTCTTGGAAAGAAGAAGTTAAGATAACAATAGGTAAAGTTACAGATATAGGTGGTGAATTCGCACACAAATCACTTGAAGCAGCAACAAATGCTTTAAAAAGCAATCATATTGATATTTTACTTACCGCTCCTATAAGTAAAGAAAATATTCAGTCAGAAAAATTTAATTTCCCTGGGCATACTGAATATTTAGAAGAAAAATTAGGCGGTAAAAGTTTAATGATATTAATGGCTGATAAATTACGTATTGGCTTAATTACAGGACACATACCTGTTTCGAAAATAGCAGAAACCATTACTCCTGAACTTATAAAGGAAAAAGTTGAAACGATGCATACTTCTTTAAAACAAGATTTTAGCATTAATAAACCTAAAATAGCAATACTAGGATTAAACCCCCATTGTGGAGATAACGGAATTATAGGTAAAGAAGATGATGAAATTGTTCGTCCGACAATAACAGAAATTAAAGAATCAGGCAAATTAGTTTTTGGTCCTTATGCTGCTGATGGTTTTTTTGGTTCAGAAACTTACAAACAGTTTGATGGTGTTTTAGCGATGTATCATGATCAAGGTTTAGCTCCTTTTAAAGCATTATCATTTGGTAATGGTGTAAATTTCACTGCAGGTTTAAGTAAAATAAGAACCTCTCCTGATCACGGAACTGGTTTTAATATTGCAGGTAAAAACGAAGCCAACCCTTCGTCATTCAAAGAAGCTTTATTTGCCTCATTACAAATATTTAAGAACCGAAAACAAAATACAGAACTTATAAAAAACACTTTAAAAGTTAAATAG
- the accB gene encoding acetyl-CoA carboxylase biotin carboxyl carrier protein, whose translation MDIKEIQSLIKFVAKSGASEVKLEMEDIKITIKTGSETPETTIFQTAAPMAVAPQMAAHAPITQAAPATETSNTEEDSKYITINSPIIGTFYRKPAPEKPNFAEVGTEVKIGDTVCVIEAMKLFNEIESEISGKIVKVLVDDSSPVEFDQPLFLVDPS comes from the coding sequence ATGGATATTAAAGAAATTCAAAGTCTTATAAAATTTGTAGCAAAGTCAGGTGCAAGTGAAGTAAAGCTAGAAATGGAAGATATTAAAATCACCATTAAAACTGGAAGCGAAACTCCTGAGACTACAATTTTTCAAACTGCTGCCCCTATGGCTGTAGCCCCCCAAATGGCTGCACATGCACCTATAACTCAGGCTGCTCCCGCAACAGAAACTTCAAATACTGAAGAAGACTCTAAATACATTACAATAAACTCTCCAATTATTGGAACTTTTTATAGAAAGCCTGCTCCAGAAAAACCAAACTTCGCAGAAGTTGGTACTGAAGTAAAAATTGGTGATACTGTTTGTGTTATTGAAGCAATGAAATTATTTAACGAAATTGAATCTGAAATTTCAGGTAAAATAGTTAAAGTATTAGTAGATGATTCTTCTCCGGTAGAATTTGATCAACCACTATTTTTAGTAGATCCATCTTAA
- a CDS encoding lysine N(6)-hydroxylase/L-ornithine N(5)-oxygenase family protein has translation MQNAIADFIAIGVGPFNLGLACLTEPIEGVNGIFLDRKEKFDWHPGMLLEDTTLQVPFMADLVTLADPTNPFSFLNYIKGQGRIYSFYIRENFLLLRNEYNKYCQWAISKLPNIHFNTNVTNINYDENKGVYIVTSICTKTDELKIYKAKKLVLGTGTQPYIPECSKKLKGKAIHSSKYLSYKESLQEKKKITILGSGQSAAEIFFDLLQEIDTKGYELNWITRSPRFFPLEYSKLTLEMTSPEYVDYFYNLPSQKRDDLIKNQKHLYKGVNQDLIGAIHDTLYAKRVVATEPLKVSLRTNTELKETELKEDSISLELHQVEQDKYFKHETEGLVLATGYGYYLPEFIEGISKRIQWDDKSRFDVNRNYSIDKNKNEIFVQNAELHTHGFVTPDLGMVAYRNSYIIKEITGVEHYPIEQKIAFQQFDVSQDEEIKLNVLV, from the coding sequence ATGCAAAACGCAATCGCAGATTTTATAGCAATAGGAGTTGGACCTTTTAATTTAGGTTTAGCATGTTTAACAGAGCCAATTGAAGGTGTAAATGGTATTTTTTTAGATAGAAAAGAAAAGTTTGACTGGCACCCAGGTATGTTGTTAGAAGATACAACATTACAGGTTCCTTTTATGGCAGATTTGGTAACGCTTGCAGATCCAACCAATCCTTTTAGTTTTTTAAATTATATAAAAGGGCAAGGAAGAATATATTCATTTTATATACGCGAAAACTTTTTGCTATTACGTAATGAATACAATAAATATTGTCAATGGGCAATTAGTAAATTACCTAATATTCATTTTAATACAAATGTTACAAATATTAATTATGATGAAAACAAAGGAGTTTACATTGTAACAAGTATTTGTACTAAAACAGATGAGCTTAAAATATATAAAGCAAAAAAGTTGGTCTTAGGAACAGGTACGCAGCCTTATATTCCTGAGTGTAGTAAAAAGTTAAAAGGAAAAGCAATACACTCATCAAAGTACTTAAGTTATAAGGAGAGTTTACAAGAAAAAAAGAAAATTACCATTTTAGGAAGTGGGCAAAGTGCTGCTGAAATATTTTTTGATTTATTACAAGAAATTGACACTAAAGGATATGAATTAAATTGGATTACACGTTCTCCACGTTTTTTTCCTTTAGAATATTCTAAGTTAACTTTAGAAATGACCTCACCAGAATACGTAGATTACTTTTACAATTTACCATCTCAAAAAAGAGACGACCTTATTAAAAATCAAAAGCATTTATACAAAGGTGTAAATCAAGATTTAATAGGGGCAATTCATGATACATTGTATGCTAAAAGAGTAGTGGCAACCGAACCTTTAAAAGTTTCGTTACGTACAAATACTGAGTTAAAAGAAACTGAGTTAAAAGAAGATTCAATTAGTTTAGAGTTACATCAGGTAGAGCAAGATAAATACTTTAAACATGAAACAGAAGGTTTGGTATTGGCTACAGGTTATGGTTATTATTTACCAGAATTTATTGAAGGTATTTCAAAAAGAATTCAATGGGATGATAAAAGCCGTTTTGATGTAAATAGAAACTACAGTATTGATAAAAATAAGAATGAAATTTTTGTGCAAAATGCAGAGTTGCATACACATGGTTTTGTAACTCCAGATTTAGGAATGGTTGCTTATAGAAATTCTTATATAATTAAAGAAATAACAGGAGTAGAGCATTATCCTATCGAGCAAAAAATAGCATTTCAACAGTTTGATGTTTCACAAGATGAGGAAATTAAATTAAATGTTTTAGTATAA
- the rpmF gene encoding 50S ribosomal protein L32, giving the protein MAHPKRKISKTRRDKRRTHYKASVPQIAVDPTTGEAHLYHRAHWHEGKLYYRGQVVLESAAAVEA; this is encoded by the coding sequence ATGGCACATCCAAAGAGAAAAATATCGAAAACTAGAAGAGATAAAAGAAGAACTCACTATAAGGCTTCTGTACCTCAAATAGCTGTTGATCCTACAACTGGAGAAGCTCATTTATACCACAGAGCTCATTGGCATGAAGGTAAATTATACTACAGAGGTCAAGTAGTATTAGAAAGTGCAGCAGCTGTTGAAGCTTAA
- a CDS encoding aspartate aminotransferase family protein, whose amino-acid sequence MIIKESPSLKELSLNNHLFNDESVKTYEEYTLKTLTYIQKFLSNRKFYKGDELVEIQNDKLNAKLDNIEEVHSLDDALEQLNDLYIKKSIAFHNPNYVAHLNCPITLPSIVAEMIATTINTAVETWDQSTSATFIEEEVIRWICNAFEFPENSDGVFTSGGTQSNFMALLMARDDYAFENFGINIKQNGWSDEISKFRIFCSEKAHFSIQKNAALLGMGYDAVIPVKADAKMRMDVNELVLAIEKTKQEGNIPIAVVATMGTTDFGSFDPLEIIGDIAKEHKMWLHIDGAYGGCYVLTDTHKHYFKGSEKADSITIDFHKTLFQPVSCSAFLAKNKEHFKYVSYYADYLNPLENKDQQRPNLIEKSIQTTRRFDALKVWLTLKTLGTKTIASYLEEVHNLTKRVYEKMSINPNFELAHVPELSTVVFRYKNSQAAHEPTHDMVNLHIKNTLFAAGKASIASTKLNGSIYLKFTLLNPKNTINNLQNIIEMIEETGKKFQPKTELL is encoded by the coding sequence ATGATCATTAAAGAAAGTCCCTCACTAAAAGAATTGTCATTAAATAACCATTTGTTTAATGATGAGTCAGTTAAAACGTATGAAGAGTACACATTAAAAACACTCACTTATATTCAAAAATTTTTATCCAATAGAAAGTTTTATAAAGGTGATGAGTTAGTAGAAATACAAAATGATAAACTCAATGCAAAGCTAGATAATATTGAAGAAGTACATTCTTTAGATGATGCTTTAGAGCAGTTAAATGATTTGTATATAAAGAAATCAATTGCTTTTCATAACCCAAATTATGTAGCTCATTTAAATTGCCCAATAACATTACCATCAATTGTTGCAGAAATGATAGCTACTACTATTAATACAGCGGTAGAAACATGGGATCAAAGTACTTCGGCAACTTTTATAGAGGAAGAAGTTATTCGTTGGATTTGTAATGCTTTTGAATTCCCTGAAAATTCAGATGGCGTGTTTACGAGTGGAGGAACACAATCTAATTTTATGGCATTGTTAATGGCGCGTGACGATTATGCATTTGAAAATTTTGGAATCAATATTAAACAGAATGGCTGGTCTGATGAGATAAGTAAATTTCGAATATTTTGTTCGGAAAAAGCTCATTTTAGTATCCAAAAAAATGCTGCTTTGTTAGGGATGGGGTATGATGCTGTAATTCCTGTAAAAGCAGATGCTAAAATGCGAATGGATGTTAATGAATTAGTCTTAGCTATTGAAAAAACAAAGCAAGAAGGTAATATTCCTATTGCTGTTGTAGCTACGATGGGTACAACAGATTTTGGTAGTTTCGATCCATTAGAAATTATAGGAGATATCGCTAAAGAACATAAAATGTGGTTACACATTGATGGAGCATACGGTGGATGTTATGTACTTACAGATACTCATAAACACTATTTTAAAGGATCGGAAAAAGCGGATTCAATTACCATAGATTTTCATAAAACATTATTTCAACCGGTAAGTTGTAGTGCTTTTTTGGCTAAGAATAAAGAGCATTTTAAATATGTGTCTTATTATGCCGATTATTTAAATCCTCTTGAAAATAAAGATCAACAACGTCCTAATTTAATAGAAAAATCAATTCAAACTACCCGAAGGTTTGATGCCCTAAAAGTTTGGTTAACTCTTAAAACATTAGGAACGAAAACAATAGCGTCTTACTTAGAAGAAGTACATAATTTAACTAAGCGTGTGTATGAGAAAATGAGTATTAACCCAAATTTTGAATTGGCACACGTACCAGAATTAAGTACCGTTGTTTTTAGATATAAAAACTCACAGGCAGCACACGAACCTACTCATGATATGGTAAACTTACATATTAAAAACACCTTATTTGCAGCAGGAAAAGCGTCGATAGCTAGCACAAAGTTAAATGGTAGTATTTATTTAAAATTCACATTATTAAATCCAAAGAATACCATAAATAATCTTCAGAATATTATTGAAATGATAGAAGAAACAGGGAAGAAATTTCAACCTAAAACCGAATTATTATAA